A single genomic interval of Bacillus sp. es.036 harbors:
- a CDS encoding cell wall-binding repeat-containing protein, with protein MKRNIYGIGLLLCSLFMIIGVNDANAMPALEEKQELVQPSGEAFQASLSGSENLNWWTTGDEAVIKMGADHYWYYAQIVGQSLQVTNAKYGIDDKPSDAAELEEVRYLQPKEGMKQKEIPNPEEQVDLLSAGKQENTLVLLVEYTDAKIAYSDADWRNRFFGMEGSTLNHYYEEVSKGKLGFKGATEGSGSNDGIVKVTLPKAHPRPETANNSDSTYSQIVKEALKASNAKVNYAQFDQNKDGSLSSEELHIVTIVAGGEASYGDTGKVVWGHMSSLYESEAPLLDGVKISSYQTGGSYTMFGEKHGGHMATVGIIAHEMGHDLGLPDLYDTDGSSQGVGIHSLMASGSWTTHNGEDQGTYPTHLDPWSKMVLGFVRPIDVQNNGSYEVKSFKAEQPSMLKLKTTDPSEYFLIENRQFTGFDIGLADEVAAPGVAIWHIDEQQFKNRQNNNNEAHKAVDIEEANESRLGYPELDQQQVFRLYYDHYFSGNGYNRFNSSTAPTSKVYSGASSGVSVTVLDPSSDAMTVSVKVPYGEDQQPPLWSKNAELTATMIKNDRLTLNWPEAIDDSGVASYVVYKNGSVLKEVDGSTRKLTVQGLATDKAYDFKVEAMDNKGYATSNGPKLNVSTSANTVDRIEGLNRFETAANVSARTYNQAETVVIARGLDFPDALSGAPLAYQLQAPILLAKTNELPTETKKEIARLKAKKAIILGGENAISPTTEKAIKTLGLEVERISGENRYDTSAKIAKRMGGAPEKAIVAYGLNFPDALAIAPYAAQQGFPILLVNKDSMPAETKNALKNIEETIVIGGESVITQKVYSNLPSPNRIAGDNRFATAAKVKTAFYPDAKTAYLATGFGFADALAGSVLAAKEGAPLLLVKSDELPLETVEAIKNVTGFNLLGGPSAINEKVEQRLYQE; from the coding sequence ATGAAAAGAAACATCTATGGGATTGGATTACTTCTATGTAGTCTATTTATGATTATTGGGGTAAATGATGCGAACGCTATGCCTGCGCTAGAAGAAAAGCAGGAGCTTGTTCAGCCATCTGGGGAAGCCTTTCAAGCTTCACTAAGCGGTAGTGAAAACCTGAACTGGTGGACAACAGGTGATGAAGCTGTGATAAAAATGGGAGCGGATCACTATTGGTATTACGCTCAAATAGTAGGTCAGAGTTTACAAGTAACGAATGCTAAATATGGGATAGATGATAAACCATCTGATGCGGCAGAGCTTGAAGAAGTACGATACCTTCAACCGAAAGAAGGGATGAAGCAAAAAGAAATTCCGAATCCAGAAGAACAAGTAGATTTATTGAGTGCAGGGAAGCAGGAAAATACGCTTGTTTTATTAGTGGAATATACCGATGCGAAAATTGCCTATTCAGATGCAGATTGGCGGAATCGTTTCTTTGGGATGGAAGGAAGTACGTTGAATCATTACTATGAGGAAGTTTCAAAAGGAAAGTTAGGATTCAAAGGGGCAACAGAAGGGAGTGGCTCTAATGATGGGATTGTAAAAGTGACGCTTCCAAAAGCACATCCTCGCCCTGAGACGGCGAATAATTCTGACAGTACCTATTCACAAATCGTGAAAGAAGCGTTAAAGGCATCAAATGCAAAAGTGAATTATGCGCAATTTGATCAAAACAAAGACGGCTCCCTTTCTTCAGAAGAATTACATATTGTCACGATCGTTGCTGGTGGCGAAGCGAGCTATGGCGATACGGGAAAAGTCGTTTGGGGTCATATGTCTAGCTTGTATGAAAGCGAAGCGCCGCTGCTTGATGGAGTGAAAATTAGCTCATATCAAACAGGTGGCAGCTATACGATGTTTGGAGAAAAACATGGTGGACACATGGCCACGGTCGGCATCATTGCACATGAAATGGGGCATGACCTCGGTTTACCAGATTTATATGATACGGATGGCTCGTCACAGGGCGTGGGCATTCATAGTTTAATGGCAAGCGGTTCTTGGACGACCCATAACGGTGAGGATCAAGGAACTTATCCAACGCATCTTGATCCTTGGTCAAAAATGGTGCTTGGCTTTGTTCGACCTATCGACGTGCAAAATAATGGGTCATACGAGGTAAAGAGTTTTAAAGCAGAACAGCCGTCTATGCTGAAATTGAAGACGACTGATCCATCAGAGTACTTTTTAATTGAAAATCGTCAGTTTACTGGTTTTGATATTGGGTTAGCAGATGAAGTAGCAGCGCCAGGGGTTGCCATCTGGCATATTGATGAACAGCAGTTTAAGAATCGTCAAAATAACAATAATGAAGCACATAAAGCGGTCGATATCGAAGAGGCCAACGAAAGCAGGCTTGGTTATCCAGAACTCGATCAGCAGCAAGTTTTTCGACTGTATTACGACCATTATTTTAGCGGAAACGGTTATAATCGCTTTAATAGCTCAACAGCTCCAACGAGTAAAGTGTATTCAGGAGCAAGCTCAGGTGTTTCGGTCACCGTTCTTGATCCATCAAGTGATGCAATGACAGTTTCTGTTAAAGTGCCATATGGCGAAGATCAACAGCCGCCATTATGGTCTAAGAATGCAGAACTGACAGCGACCATGATTAAAAATGATCGCCTCACGTTAAATTGGCCGGAAGCCATTGATGATTCGGGGGTTGCTTCCTATGTGGTCTATAAAAATGGTAGCGTCTTAAAAGAAGTCGATGGCTCGACGAGAAAGCTAACGGTTCAGGGGCTTGCGACCGATAAGGCGTACGATTTTAAGGTAGAAGCCATGGACAATAAAGGCTACGCAACGTCTAATGGACCGAAATTAAATGTTAGTACGTCAGCGAACACAGTGGACCGAATTGAAGGGCTGAATCGCTTTGAAACAGCAGCGAATGTAAGTGCAAGAACTTATAATCAAGCCGAAACGGTAGTCATCGCAAGAGGTCTCGATTTTCCAGACGCGCTTTCTGGGGCACCACTTGCATATCAGTTACAAGCACCGATCCTGCTTGCGAAAACAAATGAGCTTCCAACAGAAACAAAAAAAGAAATTGCGCGACTTAAAGCGAAGAAAGCGATTATTCTTGGTGGAGAAAATGCGATTTCACCTACAACAGAAAAGGCAATAAAGACACTCGGCTTAGAAGTCGAGCGGATTAGTGGAGAAAATCGTTATGACACTTCTGCGAAAATTGCGAAGCGCATGGGAGGAGCACCTGAAAAAGCGATTGTTGCGTATGGTCTTAATTTTCCAGATGCTCTTGCAATCGCTCCTTATGCTGCGCAACAAGGCTTTCCGATTTTATTAGTCAATAAAGATAGCATGCCTGCGGAAACGAAAAATGCATTGAAAAACATTGAAGAGACGATTGTGATTGGTGGCGAAAGTGTCATTACGCAGAAGGTTTATAGTAATCTACCATCACCAAATCGGATCGCGGGAGATAATCGATTTGCAACGGCTGCTAAAGTGAAAACCGCTTTTTATCCAGATGCAAAAACCGCTTATTTGGCCACTGGTTTTGGCTTTGCAGATGCCCTGGCAGGATCTGTTCTTGCGGCAAAAGAAGGTGCACCACTTTTGTTAGTGAAGTCTGATGAGCTTCCTCTAGAAACAGTAGAAGCGATAAAAAATGTGACGGGCTTTAACTTGTTAGGTGGTCCCTCAGCAATAAATGAGAAAGTCGAACAGCGCTTATATCAGGAATAA
- a CDS encoding cell wall-binding repeat-containing protein, which translates to MKRFGKRSPLLLLILVITMLMPSQAFATASVDEEKNAVHYAAFGDSLAAGVLSDNTIGLSYTDYIAQDLQRVDLLGSYEKPYAVPGATSQDMLTALMDRDMQIKIASKDMITITIGANDFLQVLSKEPERLQDPEEVKKIITELSENYVSIMTIIRNVNPTAEIYLMGYYNGFYAFPEAQQRPLVEIMKTVNSIIKQIATDSNSHYVPTYDIISTDSLTYLPNPKNVHPSPAGYMAIADEFWKQIKLNLPTNVTRIAGANRYETAVKISQTGWAEHAQGVVIARGDDFPDALAGAPLAYDLDSPILLTHTNALDQIVKDEVERLDPEFAILLGGEKALSKDVEDALEEMGIPVERIAGADRYETAAMIAATLPHSNKAVIANGMKFPDALAIASYAAENTYPILLAKQDELPDDTATMLERYPESIAVGGTAVLSEDLFNKLPKAKRYGGADRYETASIIAMELNPSHKALVSTGLEFADALTGSVLAAKRDSSFLLVDPNKMQDSVVEAKEKLGIYHFTILGGPKAVSPLIERQLIGVE; encoded by the coding sequence TTGAAGAGATTCGGTAAGCGAAGTCCACTGTTACTGCTCATTCTCGTAATCACGATGCTCATGCCGTCTCAAGCGTTCGCTACTGCAAGCGTCGATGAAGAAAAAAATGCGGTGCATTATGCTGCGTTTGGCGATTCATTGGCTGCTGGTGTGTTATCAGATAATACGATCGGATTAAGTTATACCGACTACATAGCTCAAGATCTCCAACGTGTCGATCTGTTAGGAAGCTATGAAAAACCTTATGCAGTACCAGGTGCAACATCTCAGGATATGCTTACTGCACTGATGGATCGTGATATGCAAATCAAAATCGCCTCGAAGGATATGATCACAATTACGATCGGCGCGAATGATTTTCTTCAAGTGCTCAGTAAGGAACCAGAGCGATTACAAGATCCTGAAGAAGTAAAGAAGATCATCACTGAGCTCTCCGAAAATTATGTCTCAATCATGACGATCATCCGGAATGTTAATCCTACGGCTGAGATTTATTTAATGGGCTATTACAACGGTTTTTACGCTTTTCCTGAGGCCCAGCAGCGTCCACTAGTAGAAATTATGAAAACGGTAAATAGCATCATCAAACAAATTGCAACCGATTCAAACAGTCACTATGTTCCGACCTATGATATCATTTCGACTGATTCACTGACTTATCTGCCAAATCCTAAAAATGTTCATCCGTCACCAGCAGGCTATATGGCGATTGCAGATGAATTTTGGAAACAAATTAAACTAAATTTACCGACAAACGTTACGCGTATTGCTGGTGCCAATCGGTATGAAACAGCAGTGAAAATCTCTCAGACAGGCTGGGCGGAACATGCGCAGGGTGTCGTTATCGCACGAGGTGATGATTTTCCAGATGCCCTGGCTGGTGCGCCGCTTGCTTATGACTTGGACTCACCGATTTTATTAACGCACACGAACGCACTTGATCAAATCGTGAAGGATGAGGTTGAGCGTCTTGATCCAGAATTTGCAATTCTACTTGGAGGAGAGAAGGCTCTTTCCAAAGATGTTGAAGATGCATTAGAAGAGATGGGTATTCCTGTCGAACGGATTGCTGGGGCAGATCGCTACGAAACGGCTGCTATGATTGCCGCGACCCTCCCACACTCAAATAAAGCTGTTATTGCGAACGGAATGAAATTTCCTGATGCCCTGGCTATCGCTTCTTATGCGGCGGAAAATACGTATCCGATTCTGCTCGCAAAACAAGACGAGCTCCCAGATGATACGGCGACAATGTTAGAACGCTATCCGGAAAGCATTGCTGTTGGTGGTACGGCCGTTCTATCTGAAGATCTCTTTAACAAGCTCCCAAAAGCAAAGCGATACGGTGGAGCAGATCGTTATGAAACAGCGTCAATCATTGCAATGGAACTGAATCCATCTCATAAAGCGTTAGTATCCACGGGTCTTGAATTTGCAGACGCCCTAACTGGAAGCGTTTTGGCGGCTAAGAGAGACAGTAGTTTTCTTCTTGTAGATCCAAATAAGATGCAGGATTCGGTCGTTGAAGCTAAAGAGAAGCTAGGAATCTATCATTTTACGATTCTAGGAGGGCCTAAAGCCGTTAGCCCATTAATTGAGAGACAGCTAATCGGAGTTGAATAG
- a CDS encoding cell wall-binding repeat-containing protein: protein MNMKKPLFGVLSTAALAMGIAAASPSTPAEAAAGDFDLTIMHTNDTHAHLDNAPRRLTAVEEIRAARENTILLDAGDVFSGTLFFNKYKGLADVQFMNMMKYDAMVPGNHEFDEGPKTFSEFVKQTKFPIVSSNIDYSQDPYLSPLYKNEMAMTGDDGTIYPAVILNVNGEEVGVFGLTIESTDELSSPGETISFQNHQEQAEKMVKMFQDKGVNKIVALTHLGKTVEVELAKTVEGIDVVVGGHSHTKIEEAVVVDTFEDPTLVVQANEYSKYLGDLEVTFNEEGVLTEWDNELLDLSSDGSFEADTEAQNLFNELKKPLEEIEKEVVGESEVYLNGKRGSVRTGETNLGNLITDGMLYKAQQYTDASIAITNGGGIRESIDEGPITLGEVLTTMPFGNNLVTLDMTGAEIIASLEHGVSAVESEQGRFAQVSGLQYSFDKDLPSGERILDVNVKTQNGYEDIDPEAMYTVATNAYIAQGGDGYDAMGEAAADGRMEELFFVDFEVFTEYLDEIGTVKAKDEARIVEADAERIEGETRYETSVKISQEGWESADTVVLARGDSFPDALAGAPLAYKYDAPILLTESGSLNKMAKEEIARLGAKDVIILGGTSAVSNYVKFQLEGMGIDVERIAGDNRFDTAANIAARLGGSPDKAIVANGMNFPDALAIAPYAAQKGYPILLTEADEIPSATGNALRGIDGSIIVGGETAVNGKLDKKLHAEERYAGDNRFGTAADIATNLNPSARVYVSTGMNFADALSGSVLAAKQNAAMLLVKPDMLPKETAEAVEDMEAYDFNVLGGENAVSKEIVDELKK from the coding sequence ATGAATATGAAAAAACCTCTTTTCGGCGTTCTATCAACAGCTGCACTTGCAATGGGGATCGCAGCAGCATCACCCTCAACCCCTGCGGAAGCGGCAGCAGGCGATTTTGATCTTACAATTATGCATACAAACGATACACACGCGCACCTGGACAATGCGCCAAGACGCCTAACAGCTGTCGAGGAAATCCGTGCGGCTCGTGAAAATACGATTCTATTAGATGCTGGAGATGTTTTCTCTGGTACCCTCTTTTTCAATAAATACAAAGGCCTTGCTGATGTTCAATTTATGAACATGATGAAATACGATGCAATGGTACCAGGTAACCATGAATTCGATGAAGGCCCAAAAACGTTCTCTGAATTCGTAAAGCAAACAAAATTCCCAATCGTAAGCTCAAACATTGATTACAGCCAGGACCCTTATCTTAGCCCTCTCTACAAAAATGAAATGGCGATGACAGGAGATGACGGCACGATCTATCCAGCAGTTATTCTTAATGTGAACGGAGAAGAAGTTGGGGTATTCGGTCTAACAATTGAATCGACAGATGAACTTTCAAGCCCAGGGGAAACAATCTCTTTCCAAAACCATCAGGAGCAAGCAGAAAAAATGGTGAAAATGTTCCAGGATAAAGGCGTAAACAAAATCGTTGCCCTCACTCACCTTGGAAAAACGGTTGAAGTAGAGCTTGCTAAAACGGTCGAAGGCATTGACGTTGTCGTTGGGGGACATAGCCATACGAAAATCGAAGAGGCTGTTGTTGTCGATACATTTGAAGATCCAACACTTGTTGTACAAGCCAATGAATATAGCAAATATTTAGGTGATCTGGAAGTAACGTTCAATGAAGAAGGCGTTCTAACAGAATGGGACAATGAACTTCTAGACCTTAGTTCAGATGGTAGTTTCGAAGCGGATACTGAGGCACAAAATCTTTTCAATGAGTTGAAAAAACCACTTGAAGAAATTGAAAAAGAAGTTGTCGGAGAGTCAGAAGTTTATCTTAACGGTAAACGTGGATCAGTTAGAACAGGCGAAACAAATCTAGGAAACTTAATTACGGACGGCATGCTTTATAAAGCCCAGCAATACACAGATGCATCGATCGCCATCACGAACGGCGGAGGAATCCGTGAATCAATCGATGAAGGACCAATCACATTAGGTGAAGTGTTAACAACGATGCCATTTGGTAACAATCTCGTCACACTTGATATGACAGGTGCTGAAATTATCGCTTCTTTAGAGCACGGTGTAAGTGCGGTTGAATCGGAACAGGGGCGCTTCGCTCAAGTATCAGGACTTCAATATTCCTTTGACAAAGATCTTCCTTCTGGTGAGCGAATTCTCGATGTAAATGTGAAAACTCAGAATGGCTATGAAGACATTGATCCAGAGGCGATGTACACTGTTGCAACAAACGCATATATCGCTCAAGGCGGCGACGGATATGACGCAATGGGTGAAGCAGCAGCTGACGGTCGTATGGAAGAACTTTTCTTTGTAGACTTTGAAGTATTTACAGAATATCTGGATGAAATTGGAACAGTAAAAGCGAAAGACGAAGCACGTATCGTTGAAGCTGACGCAGAGCGTATCGAAGGTGAAACACGCTACGAAACCTCAGTAAAGATTTCACAAGAAGGCTGGGAGTCTGCTGATACCGTTGTTCTCGCACGCGGCGATTCTTTCCCGGATGCACTAGCAGGAGCACCACTTGCTTATAAATATGATGCGCCAATTCTTTTAACAGAAAGTGGTTCGCTGAACAAGATGGCGAAAGAAGAAATTGCACGTCTTGGGGCAAAAGATGTCATTATTCTTGGTGGGACAAGTGCAGTTAGCAACTATGTGAAGTTCCAACTTGAAGGAATGGGCATCGACGTTGAGCGTATTGCAGGTGACAACCGTTTCGATACAGCTGCAAACATTGCTGCACGTCTTGGTGGCTCACCAGACAAGGCAATTGTGGCAAATGGCATGAACTTCCCTGATGCTCTTGCGATTGCGCCATACGCAGCACAGAAGGGTTATCCAATTCTTTTAACAGAAGCGGATGAAATTCCATCAGCAACAGGCAATGCACTTAGAGGCATTGATGGATCAATTATTGTTGGTGGCGAAACGGCTGTTAACGGAAAGCTAGATAAGAAGCTACATGCGGAAGAACGCTATGCTGGAGACAACCGTTTCGGTACGGCAGCTGATATCGCAACAAACTTAAATCCTTCCGCACGCGTTTACGTTTCAACAGGCATGAACTTTGCGGATGCTCTTTCCGGATCGGTTCTTGCAGCGAAGCAAAATGCAGCGATGCTTCTTGTAAAACCTGATATGCTTCCAAAAGAAACAGCAGAAGCAGTTGAGGATATGGAAGCTTATGACTTCAATGTACTTGGTGGCGAGAATGCCGTTAGCAAAGAAATCGTAGACGAACTTAAAAAATAA
- a CDS encoding cell wall-binding repeat-containing protein, producing MKRRSTSRFISFALIFSMVLSFFALPVSQLSASAEDVISVGEAIANNTGSATVEGYIVGTTSSSSSYNLDGANGVETNIAIADSSSETQSDKIMPVQLPKGSLRDELNLVANPANKGKKIQITGDLATYFGVPGLKGPTAYTFSDGTAPDPDPEPEPELSAITDARKAANDSLVKIQGTATAAFETGGETNLFIQDDTAGIIVRAAGITAKPGDEVIVEGTMSDYYGMQQVKTSASSVVITTEDKGIPSPQSLKSTDLSKENGEQHEAEFTQFKDVTVQSVDSNGNFTAKDDSGEFVIKPNDKSLLEVGKTYELLKGVIDYNYNEYKLVPRSAADVIEKAFSVTANPASGSVLEGTMVKLATAEEGATVHYTTDGSEPTAESTEYTAPIELTEDTTIKAVAAKDGQTSEVATFDYTVLKSADGISIHGIQGAGHSSPYDGMAVTKIAGIVTAKDGNNAFYMQEENPDDNVATSEGIYVYKSGGAGVSVGDKVEVDGQVKEYREGGYSDAKDLLTTQITASSITVASSGNTLPEAIVIGEDRTPPTEIVEDDEMKTFDPKTDGLDFYESLEGMLIEIPDAKVTGPVKYDELPVYVNASEDQLFTRANGLLLTADDPNPERLLIDVDGIDIDVTTGDQLNGSVTGNVSYDYSNFKIRPTGTFPTVIDGDTEREVTTIESAPGDLTIASYNIENYYPGVGEEKTGKIAESIVKNMKTPDIVGLIEVQDNNGPTDDGTTKANESYEAIIKAIEEAGGPTYKFADIAPADKTDGGQPGGNIRVGFIYNPDRVDFPEKKSGDATSSVSVDENGLTLNPGRIDPTNEAFEDSRKALAAEFEFNGEKVVVVANHFNSKGGDGALFGADHPVVLGSEVQRIKQASVVNNFVNDVVTNMDGGNVVVLGDLNDFEFSKPIETLEGDVLTNMINKLPTEQRYTYNYQGNAQVLDHILVSNNLAKRTMIDSININSDFSEADGRASDHDPVLAKIQMENSVDRTSGETRYETAVEISKKGWESADTVVIARGDEFPDALAGAPLAYKYDAPILLTEQNRLNAAVKKEIERLGAKKAIVLGGTSAISSYTEYELKGLGLKVDRIGGETRYETAVNIAAKLDGTPEKSILANAFNFPDALSVASYAAKNGYPIVLTADDKLPAVSNKILNTTDEQIVVGGENAISETIVDNLSNAVRISGDDRYATSASIATVLTPDADTAIVATGVKFADALSGSVLAAKEEAAILLVKKDEVPEKIAEAIDENDIHNFHILGGPNAVSDDVMNDLKNN from the coding sequence TTGAAACGAAGATCAACCAGTCGTTTTATTAGCTTTGCGCTAATATTCTCAATGGTTCTTAGTTTTTTCGCATTGCCAGTCTCACAGCTTTCGGCTTCTGCTGAAGACGTGATTTCTGTTGGGGAAGCGATCGCCAACAATACTGGTTCAGCAACAGTAGAAGGCTATATTGTAGGAACAACTTCAAGCAGCTCTTCTTATAACTTAGATGGCGCAAATGGAGTAGAAACGAACATTGCCATTGCAGATTCTTCAAGTGAAACCCAGTCAGACAAGATTATGCCGGTTCAACTACCTAAAGGATCTTTAAGAGACGAGCTCAATTTAGTAGCTAATCCCGCAAACAAAGGTAAGAAGATTCAAATTACTGGAGACCTCGCAACATACTTCGGTGTACCAGGTCTGAAAGGGCCAACAGCTTACACTTTTTCTGACGGCACAGCCCCAGACCCTGACCCAGAACCAGAACCAGAACTCTCAGCCATTACAGATGCTAGAAAAGCAGCAAACGATTCACTAGTAAAAATTCAAGGAACTGCCACTGCAGCCTTCGAAACTGGTGGCGAAACAAACCTCTTTATTCAGGATGACACTGCAGGAATTATTGTACGTGCAGCGGGCATTACAGCTAAGCCTGGCGATGAAGTTATTGTTGAAGGAACTATGTCTGACTACTACGGAATGCAACAGGTCAAGACAAGCGCTTCTTCAGTTGTTATAACAACTGAAGATAAAGGCATCCCGTCCCCTCAGTCCCTTAAATCGACAGACCTTTCCAAAGAAAATGGTGAACAGCACGAAGCTGAATTCACTCAATTTAAAGACGTTACGGTTCAATCAGTCGACAGCAATGGAAACTTCACAGCGAAAGACGATTCAGGTGAATTCGTCATTAAGCCTAACGACAAATCACTTCTTGAAGTCGGCAAAACGTATGAACTTCTTAAAGGCGTTATCGACTATAACTATAACGAATATAAACTCGTACCTCGTAGCGCCGCTGATGTGATCGAAAAAGCTTTCTCGGTAACAGCAAATCCTGCGTCAGGATCTGTTCTTGAAGGCACAATGGTCAAACTTGCGACAGCAGAAGAAGGCGCAACGGTTCATTACACAACAGACGGTAGCGAACCAACTGCTGAAAGCACAGAATACACAGCTCCTATTGAATTAACAGAAGATACAACAATCAAAGCAGTTGCAGCAAAAGATGGTCAAACAAGTGAAGTCGCAACTTTCGACTACACAGTTCTAAAATCTGCTGACGGCATTAGCATTCACGGCATTCAAGGTGCAGGCCATTCTTCTCCATATGATGGAATGGCTGTTACAAAAATTGCTGGGATCGTGACAGCAAAAGACGGCAATAACGCATTCTATATGCAAGAAGAAAACCCGGACGATAACGTCGCTACTTCAGAAGGCATCTACGTTTACAAAAGCGGTGGAGCTGGTGTAAGCGTTGGTGACAAAGTAGAAGTAGACGGTCAGGTAAAAGAGTATCGTGAAGGTGGTTATAGCGATGCAAAAGATCTTCTAACGACTCAAATTACAGCTTCAAGCATAACGGTTGCTTCTTCAGGAAACACACTACCAGAAGCAATCGTGATTGGAGAAGACCGCACACCTCCAACTGAAATCGTAGAAGACGATGAAATGAAGACATTTGATCCAAAAACAGATGGACTGGACTTTTACGAAAGTCTTGAAGGGATGCTCATTGAGATTCCAGATGCAAAGGTAACAGGTCCAGTGAAATACGATGAGCTACCAGTCTATGTGAACGCAAGTGAAGATCAACTGTTCACTCGTGCGAACGGACTTCTGCTGACAGCAGACGACCCTAATCCTGAGCGTCTCCTCATTGATGTTGATGGCATTGATATTGACGTAACAACTGGAGATCAACTTAACGGATCCGTTACAGGAAACGTGAGTTACGACTACAGCAACTTTAAAATTCGTCCAACGGGAACGTTCCCTACGGTTATTGATGGGGATACCGAGCGTGAAGTGACAACAATCGAATCGGCACCAGGCGATTTAACGATTGCTTCTTACAACATCGAAAACTACTACCCGGGTGTTGGAGAAGAGAAAACAGGCAAAATTGCTGAATCAATCGTAAAGAACATGAAGACACCAGACATCGTTGGCTTAATCGAAGTACAAGATAACAACGGTCCAACAGATGATGGCACGACAAAGGCAAACGAGTCTTACGAAGCAATCATTAAAGCGATTGAAGAAGCAGGCGGCCCGACGTACAAGTTTGCTGATATCGCACCAGCCGATAAAACGGACGGCGGACAGCCTGGCGGAAATATTCGCGTTGGTTTCATCTATAATCCAGATCGTGTTGATTTCCCTGAGAAGAAATCTGGCGATGCAACGTCTTCCGTTAGCGTGGATGAAAACGGCCTAACGCTTAATCCTGGTCGCATTGATCCAACAAATGAAGCCTTTGAAGATTCTCGTAAAGCACTTGCAGCGGAGTTTGAATTTAACGGTGAAAAAGTGGTCGTTGTCGCGAATCACTTCAACTCAAAAGGTGGAGATGGCGCACTATTTGGCGCGGATCACCCTGTTGTTTTAGGAAGTGAAGTACAGCGCATCAAGCAAGCATCGGTCGTAAACAACTTTGTTAATGACGTTGTGACGAACATGGATGGTGGCAACGTTGTTGTTCTAGGTGACTTGAATGACTTTGAATTTTCAAAGCCAATCGAAACGCTTGAAGGCGATGTTTTAACAAACATGATCAATAAGCTTCCAACAGAGCAACGTTACACGTACAACTATCAAGGTAACGCGCAAGTGCTCGATCATATTCTCGTATCTAACAATCTAGCAAAACGCACGATGATTGATAGCATTAACATTAACTCTGATTTTAGTGAAGCAGATGGACGTGCAAGTGACCACGATCCGGTGCTTGCGAAGATTCAAATGGAAAACAGCGTAGACCGTACTTCAGGAGAAACGCGTTATGAAACAGCGGTAGAAATTTCGAAAAAAGGTTGGGAAAGTGCAGATACCGTTGTGATTGCAAGAGGCGATGAGTTCCCAGATGCCCTTGCAGGAGCACCACTTGCATACAAATACGATGCCCCAATCCTTTTAACCGAACAAAACAGGCTAAACGCAGCTGTTAAGAAAGAAATTGAGCGTCTTGGTGCGAAGAAAGCGATCGTTCTTGGTGGAACATCCGCAATTTCTTCTTACACGGAATATGAACTAAAAGGTCTTGGGCTGAAAGTAGATCGTATCGGAGGAGAAACGCGTTATGAAACAGCTGTGAACATTGCAGCGAAGCTTGACGGAACGCCTGAAAAATCGATCTTGGCGAATGCCTTTAACTTCCCAGATGCCCTTTCTGTTGCTTCTTATGCAGCAAAAAATGGCTACCCGATCGTGCTAACAGCTGACGATAAGCTTCCAGCCGTATCGAATAAAATTTTAAACACAACAGACGAACAAATCGTAGTTGGCGGAGAAAATGCCATTAGTGAAACGATCGTCGACAATCTTTCCAATGCCGTACGCATTAGTGGAGATGACCGCTATGCCACATCAGCATCGATCGCAACTGTTCTAACCCCAGATGCAGATACAGCGATTGTAGCCACTGGTGTGAAATTTGCCGATGCGCTTTCTGGTTCTGTCCTTGCAGCAAAAGAAGAGGCAGCCATCCTTCTAGTGAAGAAGGATGAAGTTCCTGAGAAGATTGCAGAAGCCATTGATGAAAATGACATTCATAATTTCCACATCCTCGGCGGTCCTAACGCCGTGAGTGATGACGTTATGAACGATTTAAAGAACAACTAA